The genomic window GCAACAACGCCTGCGGTCCGCGCGCCGTCGCGTGGGGCCGTACCTCCGACACCGTTCGTGAGCTGCGCATTCTGGACGGAACCGGAACCGAGCGCATCCTCGCGAACGATCTCGCCGCGGTGCCGGGCCTGCCCGAGTTCACCAGGTCCAACCTCGCGGTACTGCGCACCGAGCTCGGCCGGTTCGATCGGCAGGCGTCCGGCTACGGACTGGAACACCTGCTGCCGGAACGCGGTTCGGCCCTCGCCAAGTCGTTCGTCGGTAGCGAGGGCACCTGCGGGCTGCTGCTCGACGCGGAGGTCGACCTGGTCGAATTGCCGCGCGCCACCGTGCTCACCGTGCTCGGTTACCCGGACATCGCGACCGCCGCCGACGATTGCGCCGCGGTCATGGCGTGCGCGCCGATCGCGGTCGAGGGTATCGACGCCCGCTTGGTCGACGTGGTTCGCACGCACCGCGGCACGGTGCCCGAACTGCCGCGCGGCGACGGTTGGCTGTTCGTCGAGACCACGGGTGCGAGCCCGGCGGAGGCGTTCGCGGTGGCCGAGCGACTGTGCCGGACCACGCACGCGCTGGACGCCCGCATCGTCACCGACACCGCCGCGGTCGCGGCGCTCTGGCGCATCCGCGCCGACGGCGCGGGCCTCGCCGGACGCACCACCGACGGCAGCCCGGCCTGGCCCGGCTGGGAGGATTCCGCCGTTCCGCCCGAGCACCTCGGCGCGTATCTGCGCGATTTCGCCGAACTCACCGCGCAGCACGGAGTCGACGGCCTGCTCTACGGCCACCTCGGCGACGGTTGCATCCACGTGCGCCTGGACCTGCCGATCACCGAAGCGCCGCAACGCTTCCGCGCCTTCGTATTCGACGCCGCCGAACTCGTGGTGCGCTACGGCGGTTCGCTGTCCGGCGAGCACGGCGACGGGCGAGCCCGCTCCGAACTGCTCTCGGTGATGTACTCCCCCGACGCGCTCGCCGCCTTCGCCGGATACAAGACGCTGTTCGACCCCGACGACGTGCTCAACCCCGGCGTGCTCGTCGAGCCACGCCCCGTCGACGCCGACCTGCGCGTCGCGCGTCTGCCGCGGGTCCACGGCGTTGGCGGCTTCGCCTTCCCGCACGACCACGGCGACATCGGCACCGCGGTACACCGGTGCGTCGGCGTCGGGAAGTGCCGCGCCGACAGCTCGGCGGCGGGCGGTTTCATGTGTCCCTCGTACCTGGCGACCGCCGACGAGAAGGACAGCACCCGCGGCCGCGCCCGCGTCCTGCAAGAGGTGGTGCGCGGCGAGCTGCCCTGGTCGGCGCCCGCCGTCGCTGAATCGCTCGACCTGTGCCTTTCCTGCAAAGCCTGCCGCTCCGACTGCCCGGCCGGCGTCGACATGGCGACCTACAAGGCCGAGACCATGTACCGCCGCTACCGCCGCAGGCCACGCCCGCTGGACCACTACGCCCTCGGCTGGCTCCCCCGCTGGCTCCGCCCCGCGAGCCGAATCCCGCGAGCCGCCAACGCGATCGCCGGTATCGACTGGTTGCGCCGGATCGCCCTGCGCACAGCGGGCATCGACCCGCGCCGCGAAATCCCCCGACTGGCC from Nocardia bhagyanarayanae includes these protein-coding regions:
- a CDS encoding FAD-binding and (Fe-S)-binding domain-containing protein, with protein sequence MLAALRTRVDGEVDASPRRRAEYSSDASNYRVPPTAVVFPRTDSDVAETLDFAREHGLPVTARGAGTSVAGNAIGPGLVLDFSRHMNRIVRIDPDRRTARVQPGVVLSALQAAARPHGLRLGPDPSTQNRCTLGGMIGNNACGPRAVAWGRTSDTVRELRILDGTGTERILANDLAAVPGLPEFTRSNLAVLRTELGRFDRQASGYGLEHLLPERGSALAKSFVGSEGTCGLLLDAEVDLVELPRATVLTVLGYPDIATAADDCAAVMACAPIAVEGIDARLVDVVRTHRGTVPELPRGDGWLFVETTGASPAEAFAVAERLCRTTHALDARIVTDTAAVAALWRIRADGAGLAGRTTDGSPAWPGWEDSAVPPEHLGAYLRDFAELTAQHGVDGLLYGHLGDGCIHVRLDLPITEAPQRFRAFVFDAAELVVRYGGSLSGEHGDGRARSELLSVMYSPDALAAFAGYKTLFDPDDVLNPGVLVEPRPVDADLRVARLPRVHGVGGFAFPHDHGDIGTAVHRCVGVGKCRADSSAAGGFMCPSYLATADEKDSTRGRARVLQEVVRGELPWSAPAVAESLDLCLSCKACRSDCPAGVDMATYKAETMYRRYRRRPRPLDHYALGWLPRWLRPASRIPRAANAIAGIDWLRRIALRTAGIDPRREIPRLADRPFRRTERARALLSAEPPTPAPGNVPSAAPVLSADAAPLTTSSTTVERGDSSSGDPVSRADVLLWIDTFSDAFDPDVAHAAVALIESLGHRVRIPRRRVCCGLTWISTGQLDGARAKLRATLTELDAHVRAGGIVVGLEPSCTAVLRADLPELLADDPRAAPTAAAVRTLAEFLLEHPDWHPPRRPDSRVVVQPHCHQHSVLGFAADRRILAGTGAQVTEITGCCGLAGNFGMQKGHYDISVAVAGNGLLPALREAPDDAVFLADGFSCRTQSAELTGRPGLHLAQFLTGE